One window from the genome of Dolosigranulum savutiense encodes:
- the asnB gene encoding asparagine synthase (glutamine-hydrolyzing) produces MCGFIGFFDTREKKEVIVERMMDRVVHRGPDMGGKYIDDHCGLGFRRLSILDLSEAGAQPLYSEDGNKILVFNGEIYNYTEIREDLMAKGYKFKSNTDSEVLIHGYDEYGEALVNKLRGMFAFCIWDKVEQKAFGARDNFGIKPFYFYEYEYDGQQSLMIASEIKAFLDHPSFNKEVNKKALKPYLTFQYSAQPDETFFKGVKRLKPGHYFTYQNGEMKIQKYWEVNFNDQHKTLEENIADIRAVIDDSVKMHKQSDVPVGSFLSGGVDSSYITERLMPDKTFSIGFAEDTFDETTHAEDLSNILNIENIKRTIDADDCLGMLPTIQYHMDEPQSNPSTMPLYFLSKLVKDNDVTVVLSGEGADEIFGGYEWYGLDEGQKKLKKLPSFILKPAASLAKHLPNFRGKTTLLRAGRPVEETFIGQALVFEEDEAKDILNSDYQQSRSVKDITDKVYSLVKGKDDVTKKQFLDIKLFMAGDILQKADKMSMAHSLELRVPFLDKEVMKVGEQIGSEQKITNGTTKYVLRKAAEKSLPEEWFKRKKKGFPVPIKLWFQEEKYYQFVKEYFQADYVDQFFDREKINQLLDDHYQGVVNNARKIYTVLVFLVWYKRYFIDEVA; encoded by the coding sequence ATGTGTGGTTTTATAGGTTTTTTTGATACGCGTGAGAAAAAAGAAGTCATTGTTGAACGAATGATGGATCGCGTTGTGCACAGAGGACCAGATATGGGTGGAAAATATATAGATGACCACTGTGGTTTGGGATTTAGACGATTATCAATATTAGATTTGTCTGAAGCGGGTGCTCAGCCTTTATATAGTGAAGATGGGAATAAAATATTAGTTTTTAATGGTGAGATATATAATTATACCGAAATTAGAGAAGATCTGATGGCAAAAGGTTACAAATTTAAGAGTAATACAGATAGTGAAGTGCTCATCCATGGTTACGATGAATATGGCGAAGCGCTAGTTAATAAATTACGTGGTATGTTTGCCTTCTGTATTTGGGATAAAGTTGAACAGAAAGCTTTTGGTGCTCGAGATAATTTTGGAATTAAGCCCTTTTATTTTTATGAATATGAGTACGATGGACAGCAATCATTGATGATTGCCTCTGAGATTAAAGCCTTCTTAGATCATCCATCATTTAACAAAGAAGTAAACAAAAAGGCGTTAAAACCGTACTTAACATTCCAATATTCTGCTCAACCAGATGAGACGTTCTTTAAAGGGGTTAAGCGTCTTAAGCCAGGTCATTACTTTACTTACCAAAACGGTGAAATGAAGATCCAAAAATATTGGGAAGTGAACTTTAATGACCAACATAAAACATTAGAAGAAAATATTGCAGATATTAGAGCGGTAATTGATGATTCTGTTAAGATGCATAAACAATCAGATGTGCCAGTGGGTTCATTTTTATCAGGTGGAGTTGACTCAAGTTATATTACAGAGAGATTGATGCCAGACAAAACATTTTCTATTGGATTTGCTGAAGATACCTTTGATGAAACAACACACGCTGAAGATTTATCTAATATTTTAAATATTGAAAATATTAAGCGAACAATTGATGCGGATGACTGTCTAGGGATGTTACCGACTATTCAATATCATATGGACGAGCCACAATCTAATCCATCGACTATGCCATTATACTTCTTATCAAAGTTAGTGAAGGATAATGATGTTACTGTTGTGCTTTCAGGAGAGGGTGCTGATGAAATATTTGGTGGATATGAATGGTACGGGTTGGATGAAGGACAGAAGAAGTTGAAGAAATTACCAAGTTTTATTTTGAAACCAGCTGCATCTTTAGCTAAACATTTACCAAATTTCCGTGGTAAGACCACATTATTACGTGCTGGACGACCGGTTGAAGAAACATTTATTGGTCAAGCATTAGTGTTTGAAGAAGATGAGGCAAAAGACATTTTAAACAGTGATTACCAGCAGTCTCGATCGGTCAAAGACATTACTGATAAGGTTTATAGCCTTGTAAAAGGCAAAGATGATGTCACCAAGAAACAATTTTTGGATATTAAATTATTTATGGCAGGAGATATTTTACAAAAAGCTGATAAAATGAGTATGGCTCATTCGCTAGAATTGCGAGTTCCTTTCTTAGATAAGGAAGTTATGAAGGTCGGAGAACAAATTGGTAGCGAGCAAAAAATTACCAATGGCACGACGAAATATGTTCTCAGAAAAGCAGCTGAGAAATCATTACCTGAAGAGTGGTTTAAACGTAAGAAAAAAGGATTCCCTGTACCTATTAAATTATGGTTCCAAGAAGAAAAATATTATCAGTTCGTGAAAGAATATTTCCAAGCTGATTATGTTGACCAATTCTTTGATCGAGAAAAAATTAATCAGTTATTGGACGATCATTATCAGGGAGTAGTGAATAATGCTAGAAAGATTTATACGGTCTTAGTCTTCCTTGTATGGTACAAGCGTTACTTTATTGATGAAGTTGCTTAA
- a CDS encoding EpsG family protein: MIWIAHIFFLSILLIIARYFKNENIFIYSSFIYILFVYGQRWLSGTDFPNYLLYYLTSFTRRTEFLYFGLQELFAMHNIYFGLFIFIILFIVMRNYYTLFNKVDKQVVIMIALFLFSEIFVAQLSQLRQYVAVSFFALAFYYMFQQKYFKTVIHIILAAGFHMSAIFMSIFLFLKMKISRKVALILVGISLMLPLINIQFIFNLSIFSRYASYLDSVYNVGLSPFHLAKFYGLALVALYYILKIDKFNETTVERMILNGMLLNILLYGMSFQFALLIRVSAYFKVFEIVFLVYYADRLKGTSTRLIQTVVVLFFLGIFGGIILTDPYDIYPYEFEPLRLFEKRPKPVVRREVDRFYLMRE, encoded by the coding sequence ATGATTTGGATAGCACATATTTTCTTTTTAAGTATTCTTTTAATAATCGCAAGATACTTTAAAAACGAAAACATATTTATTTATAGTTCATTTATTTATATTTTATTTGTTTATGGGCAACGTTGGTTATCAGGAACAGATTTTCCCAATTATTTGCTATATTACTTAACCAGTTTTACACGACGAACAGAATTCCTATATTTTGGTCTACAGGAATTATTTGCGATGCATAATATTTATTTTGGACTGTTCATTTTTATTATATTATTTATTGTAATGCGCAATTATTACACTCTTTTTAATAAGGTAGATAAACAGGTTGTCATAATGATCGCATTATTTTTATTCTCAGAAATATTTGTAGCGCAATTATCACAATTACGACAATATGTGGCTGTTAGCTTTTTTGCATTAGCATTTTATTACATGTTTCAGCAGAAATATTTTAAAACAGTTATACATATTATTCTAGCAGCAGGATTCCATATGTCAGCTATTTTTATGTCGATATTTTTATTTTTAAAAATGAAAATCTCACGAAAAGTGGCACTTATTTTAGTAGGAATTTCATTAATGCTACCATTAATAAATATTCAATTTATTTTTAACTTAAGTATTTTTTCACGCTATGCCAGTTATTTAGATAGTGTCTACAATGTTGGTCTAAGTCCTTTTCATCTAGCTAAGTTTTATGGATTAGCATTGGTAGCTTTGTATTATATATTGAAAATTGATAAGTTCAATGAAACAACCGTTGAACGAATGATCTTGAATGGTATGTTGTTAAATATTTTGTTATATGGCATGAGTTTTCAATTTGCGTTGTTAATTCGGGTAAGTGCCTACTTTAAAGTTTTTGAGATTGTCTTTTTAGTCTATTATGCTGATCGACTGAAAGGGACGTCTACTCGTTTAATTCAAACAGTAGTGGTGTTATTTTTCTTAGGCATTTTTGGAGGTATTATTTTAACAGATCCATATGATATCTATCCGTATGAATTCGAACCGTTAAGATTATTTGAAAAAAGACCAAAGCCGGTTGTTAGGCGGGAAGTTGATCGCTTTTATTTAATGAGAGAGTAA
- a CDS encoding DegV family protein: protein MIRVIIDSGTDINQQIVDLYGSDFDFIPLSVIMEGKSYTDRVDVTLQEVHNYMKAGNMPKTSQISPQAAIDKFTEIAEAGDDAIYISLSSSLSGTYQVGMNALREVQADYPDFKGAVVDSKSAAGLLTILYIQAQELIKAGVPFDEIVQQLNWHAEHGVTFLCVDDLNWLAKGGRLPKAIGAIGSMLKVKPFLSLDDNGEIIKEALVRGKDRVYTKMIEKSMDLLQRFSEQVVVVSHVGRVEIAEKIKMSIQEVIDVPIIITEISPVIAAHIGIGGAGVFFIDDVPDRYIIPADLKS, encoded by the coding sequence ATGATTCGAGTTATAATTGATTCAGGAACAGATATTAATCAGCAAATAGTCGATTTATACGGAAGTGATTTTGATTTTATTCCGCTTTCCGTTATTATGGAGGGAAAATCTTACACAGATCGCGTAGATGTTACTCTACAAGAGGTACATAATTATATGAAAGCGGGTAATATGCCCAAAACATCACAAATTTCACCTCAAGCTGCGATTGATAAGTTTACTGAAATTGCTGAAGCAGGTGATGATGCTATATATATATCACTTAGTAGCTCCTTATCGGGAACATATCAGGTTGGGATGAATGCTCTGCGAGAAGTGCAAGCAGATTATCCAGACTTTAAGGGGGCTGTGGTGGATTCTAAATCAGCTGCTGGCTTACTTACTATCTTATATATTCAGGCGCAGGAATTAATTAAAGCAGGGGTTCCTTTTGATGAGATTGTCCAACAATTGAACTGGCATGCTGAACACGGTGTAACATTCCTTTGCGTAGATGACTTGAACTGGCTAGCGAAGGGTGGTCGCTTACCGAAAGCTATTGGGGCAATTGGTTCTATGTTGAAAGTAAAACCATTCCTTAGTTTAGATGACAACGGTGAAATCATAAAAGAAGCGCTTGTTCGCGGGAAAGATCGTGTGTATACAAAAATGATCGAAAAAAGTATGGACTTACTACAACGTTTCTCAGAGCAAGTAGTTGTGGTTAGTCATGTCGGTCGTGTTGAAATTGCTGAAAAAATTAAAATGTCTATTCAAGAAGTTATTGATGTGCCTATTATCATTACCGAAATTAGTCCAGTTATAGCTGCTCATATCGGTATTGGAGGAGCCGGTGTCTTCTTCATAGATGATGTACCTGATCGATACATTATTCCAGCTGATTTAAAATCGTAG
- a CDS encoding AI-2E family transporter, with protein sequence MNYLKQSKLFYGLVLAISIGVMIWIYTNVSYIFEPLQALMGSIFVPLMIALFLYYTFLPIYHWLNKKILSEKGALIVLLLIIIGVTIFFLSIIVPNLISQMESFIRMLPPVINNVLNQIETLTIDLNVTTLDIYEYLQQLDISITNVATNVLNTLSASLTSIISGTISFFVVVATFPLFLIYMFKDGDKIVDGVLTIIPTSYQSLTKDVLSAAHTSARQYIGGRILIILLVAIGSYLSFLFIGLPNALFLGIMCGLFDIIPYFGPWIGAFPAFIVAAAYSLPAMILVVVMIFILQMIESYIITPFVMGNNLELHPVTVVILVLFAKNFIGIIGMILILPVFAIVKSIIQVVITYRHTMKQSDTSEHKITS encoded by the coding sequence TTGAATTATTTAAAGCAGTCAAAATTATTTTACGGATTAGTGTTAGCCATTAGTATTGGGGTCATGATTTGGATCTATACGAATGTGAGTTATATATTTGAACCGCTACAAGCTTTAATGGGGAGTATTTTCGTCCCACTTATGATTGCACTCTTTTTGTATTATACTTTTTTGCCTATATATCACTGGCTGAACAAAAAAATTCTCTCTGAAAAAGGGGCACTGATTGTACTACTGCTTATTATTATCGGAGTAACGATTTTCTTCCTCTCAATTATTGTTCCAAACTTAATTAGTCAGATGGAATCTTTCATCCGAATGCTTCCACCAGTCATTAATAACGTGCTCAATCAGATTGAAACGTTGACGATTGATTTGAATGTCACGACATTAGATATCTATGAATATTTACAGCAACTGGATATTTCAATTACTAATGTTGCTACAAATGTTTTAAACACGTTAAGTGCGAGCTTAACGTCTATCATCTCAGGAACGATTAGTTTCTTCGTTGTGGTGGCCACTTTTCCTTTATTCTTAATTTATATGTTCAAAGATGGCGATAAAATAGTAGATGGCGTGCTCACAATTATTCCAACATCATACCAATCACTTACAAAAGATGTCCTATCTGCAGCGCATACTAGCGCACGTCAATATATTGGTGGTCGTATTTTAATTATATTATTAGTCGCAATTGGTTCCTACCTTAGTTTCTTATTTATCGGCTTACCCAATGCTTTATTCCTAGGAATTATGTGTGGCTTGTTCGATATTATCCCTTACTTTGGACCGTGGATTGGCGCGTTTCCTGCCTTTATCGTAGCTGCTGCCTACAGCTTACCCGCAATGATCTTAGTTGTTGTCATGATTTTTATCTTGCAGATGATTGAATCTTACATTATCACACCATTTGTCATGGGAAACAACTTAGAATTACATCCCGTTACTGTTGTCATTTTGGTTTTATTCGCCAAAAATTTCATCGGAATCATTGGTATGATTTTAATATTACCCGTTTTTGCTATTGTAAAATCAATTATCCAAGTTGTTATCACATATCGACATACAATGAAACAATCAGATACCTCTGAACACAAAATAACATCATAA
- a CDS encoding DUF503 domain-containing protein yields the protein MKGLALEIELMIHESFSLKDKRRVLKSILDKSRAKYNVAAAEVGEQEMLNQAVLAFSSISNNYVQCEQMLQSVIHLIDNRYEVEIVRVRWVEF from the coding sequence ATGAAAGGATTAGCTTTGGAAATTGAATTAATGATTCATGAATCATTTTCACTAAAGGATAAGCGGCGTGTGCTTAAAAGTATATTAGATAAATCACGAGCTAAATATAACGTGGCTGCAGCAGAGGTTGGTGAGCAAGAGATGCTAAATCAAGCTGTCTTGGCCTTCTCTTCAATTAGCAATAATTATGTTCAATGTGAACAGATGTTACAATCAGTTATTCATCTGATTGATAATCGGTATGAGGTTGAAATTGTCCGCGTAAGGTGGGTTGAATTTTAA
- a CDS encoding lipopolysaccharide biosynthesis protein, giving the protein MLFEQFKKGILYTAIGKYSLVIIQLFVQAILARLLVPEEFGIVSAINIFLVFFQLLSDFGIGAAIVQNKDLTDTDINSIFSFSIYFALALAIIFALLGYPISLFYNNPVFINVSYVLAITAFFYGILVVPQSLLLQKQNFKFLNMTTVIGAVIGGVTSILLAYLNFSYYAIIIGNTVKAASFFTVFYLLTKPTFKFKIDFTPLKKIYAYSRNQFLFNFVNYFSRNLDSLLIGRYFGSSQLAYYDQAYKVSLYPNQVLTSLITSVVHPIMSEYQDETDKIKQVYLKIVHLLALVGVPLSVFLYYNAHDIIFFLFGNQWGNSVPVFQILALSVWAQMILASTGGIFQSGNRTDLLLISGILSTILNVVGIVIGLLIGTIESVAVALIITFFINLMQVNYFLLIVQFSSSILEFVKPLKHPFLIGVLELVVFILLPTLPFTPFRNLIIKGLIFVIVWIVGLFISGEFFKLKRDLIR; this is encoded by the coding sequence ATGTTATTTGAACAATTTAAAAAAGGAATATTATATACTGCAATAGGAAAATATTCTCTCGTTATTATTCAGTTGTTTGTCCAAGCTATTCTAGCCAGGTTGTTGGTTCCTGAAGAGTTTGGAATTGTATCTGCAATCAATATTTTCTTAGTATTTTTCCAATTACTTTCTGATTTTGGAATAGGAGCTGCGATTGTACAAAATAAGGACTTAACGGATACAGATATTAATTCGATTTTTAGTTTTAGTATTTATTTTGCGTTGGCATTAGCTATTATTTTTGCTCTGTTAGGTTATCCAATTAGTTTATTTTACAATAATCCAGTCTTTATTAATGTCAGTTATGTTTTGGCAATTACTGCCTTTTTTTATGGGATATTAGTGGTACCCCAATCACTGCTTTTGCAAAAACAAAATTTTAAATTTTTAAATATGACAACGGTCATTGGGGCTGTTATCGGGGGAGTTACCTCAATTTTACTAGCGTATTTAAACTTTAGTTATTATGCTATTATTATTGGGAATACCGTTAAAGCAGCTTCGTTTTTTACTGTTTTTTACTTACTGACGAAACCAACCTTTAAATTTAAAATTGATTTTACTCCATTGAAGAAGATTTATGCTTATTCTAGAAATCAATTTTTATTTAATTTTGTTAATTATTTTTCACGTAATTTAGATAGCCTATTAATTGGCCGTTATTTTGGATCGAGTCAATTAGCCTATTATGATCAAGCATACAAAGTTTCGCTCTATCCAAATCAAGTATTGACAAGCCTTATTACTTCAGTCGTCCATCCAATTATGTCTGAGTATCAAGATGAGACAGATAAAATTAAACAAGTTTACTTGAAAATTGTTCATTTATTAGCCTTAGTGGGGGTGCCACTTTCCGTATTTTTATACTACAATGCGCATGATATAATTTTCTTCTTATTTGGTAATCAATGGGGTAATAGTGTCCCAGTGTTCCAAATTTTAGCCTTATCTGTATGGGCTCAAATGATTTTAGCTAGTACAGGTGGAATTTTTCAGTCAGGCAATCGGACCGATTTATTGCTTATCTCCGGGATATTGTCGACTATTTTGAATGTCGTAGGGATTGTTATTGGGTTACTGATAGGGACGATTGAATCAGTTGCAGTGGCATTAATTATTACGTTCTTCATTAATTTAATGCAAGTTAACTACTTCTTACTTATCGTACAGTTTAGCAGTTCAATCTTAGAATTTGTCAAACCATTGAAACATCCATTTCTTATTGGTGTTTTAGAATTAGTCGTATTTATTTTATTGCCAACTTTACCATTCACACCCTTCCGAAATTTAATTATTAAAGGACTTATATTTGTCATTGTTTGGATTGTAGGATTATTTATTTCTGGAGAATTCTTTAAATTAAAACGTGATTTAATCCGCTAA
- a CDS encoding glycosyltransferase family 2 protein encodes MNRQSYKALVSIIMPAYNAATFIQETIQSVINQTHQNWELLIVDDASTDDTIAQVQAFEDKRIRLITLATNSGAAIARNTAIEQSRGEYLAFLDSDDLWVADKLEKQLIFMKEHGYVFTCTEHGVLEENGEISEIKTVKTKASYMDILKNNAGNSTIMYNCQVLGKYYSPDIKRRNDITMWLQVIKNTPYLYGLQEPLTIYRKRGNSLSANKLTLIRYQWKLYRDIEGLSFLTSVKLLILKVIDVLT; translated from the coding sequence ATGAATAGACAATCATATAAAGCGTTAGTTTCGATTATTATGCCAGCCTATAATGCGGCGACATTTATTCAAGAAACGATTCAATCTGTAATTAACCAGACGCATCAGAATTGGGAGTTATTAATTGTGGATGATGCCTCCACAGATGATACAATTGCTCAGGTTCAAGCGTTTGAAGATAAACGGATTAGATTGATTACATTAGCGACAAATAGTGGTGCGGCCATTGCTCGTAATACAGCTATTGAGCAATCTCGTGGGGAGTATTTAGCTTTCTTGGATAGCGATGATTTGTGGGTGGCTGATAAATTAGAAAAACAGCTCATATTTATGAAAGAACACGGATATGTATTTACGTGTACAGAACATGGTGTGCTGGAAGAAAATGGCGAAATCTCAGAAATTAAAACGGTTAAAACCAAAGCAAGTTACATGGATATTCTTAAGAATAATGCGGGGAATTCGACCATTATGTATAATTGTCAAGTTCTGGGCAAGTATTATTCTCCGGACATTAAGCGTAGAAATGATATCACTATGTGGTTACAAGTCATCAAAAATACACCTTATCTATATGGGTTACAGGAGCCATTGACAATTTATCGTAAACGGGGAAATTCATTGTCCGCTAATAAATTAACGTTAATCCGTTATCAGTGGAAGCTATATCGTGATATTGAAGGGCTCTCATTCCTAACATCTGTGAAGTTGCTGATATTAAAAGTAATAGATGTATTAACTTAA
- a CDS encoding LTA synthase family protein: MKNVTQHPHISKIVSILFVSFVVLFIYIFRSEFYTGIEGSTMRIVSLDKNNEEALGHYQDLRNIKINGSNIDMEQSIVETDQTHLMTTGTRGIIMEGPNQEVRFPISSVSTLSFDYVSGSYHGIIQIYIDDQLIEEMDTYTEYYQTNDYYNDLSTGIGISRHNIGWYLAVMVTVFAGLYLIKDNLWKNAHFKWKLTLIGMLTVGLYGVLKIIARFYHGNSIHWLTSTFSIHSVTVGMGLIGLFLLINSTVLEGLLKHYAEWLRVVYLGIPFFVLYLLQAAWSTYQDIASPFFMINILLISIVIVVLSLFLTSIRMASVVLVAIAYGTSIINKILIDTRNIPLQSYHLRQMQDGLNVADMVVIELNHQVIIMTLFSALFLMGIISLPLKRQTIPKLKRWQASLVGAVALLLLPFMTTTVTSQVETEFYFWRMANSYAEKGFLFSFIELYNRSKITEPDNYSIAKAEEILQEYPDNLATGPQPNIVLIQNESLYDFSSFEGMELMPNPFVHMHRAAEEGIAGDLTVSVYGGGTANSEYEVLSSHALSVFPPGTFPFQQLLNNSDRRPSIATELVNQGYETIGMHPQTLTNYNRDNAWMNLGINETYFTDSNPTIASFAEYDYVRNYVSDETLYRGTMNLIDQREEPLFTFVATMQGHGGYEQPDANREVLVNGDTDLLQESVYFSTMKASDEGFGQLMDQLNQSDEPTIVMMYGDHQPTLSDEFYNKYMPGTEIPYQYKTNYVIWANFDLPEKDYGTISPNYLMPVLLDVLSETDYALDVNSFYQFLLEAMDTMPVMTTWGYYDPDDNKYVEDPVNQTVYERYNILQYYRAIDHMYPLN; this comes from the coding sequence ATGAAAAATGTAACCCAACACCCACACATCTCGAAAATTGTGTCTATTTTATTTGTATCGTTTGTCGTACTATTTATTTATATTTTTAGAAGTGAATTTTATACAGGTATCGAAGGTTCAACCATGCGTATTGTTTCTTTAGACAAAAATAATGAAGAGGCACTGGGCCATTATCAAGACTTAAGAAATATTAAAATAAATGGTTCTAATATTGATATGGAACAATCTATAGTAGAAACAGATCAAACGCATTTAATGACGACTGGAACGCGTGGAATCATTATGGAAGGACCCAATCAAGAAGTAAGATTCCCCATTTCTTCTGTAAGCACATTATCTTTTGATTATGTTTCGGGTAGTTATCATGGCATTATACAGATTTATATTGATGATCAATTAATTGAAGAGATGGATACATATACTGAATATTACCAGACAAATGATTACTATAATGATTTGTCTACAGGTATTGGAATTTCTAGGCATAATATAGGCTGGTACTTAGCTGTTATGGTTACAGTGTTTGCAGGGTTGTATTTAATAAAAGATAATTTATGGAAGAATGCTCATTTTAAGTGGAAGTTAACGCTTATTGGAATGCTTACAGTTGGATTATATGGGGTATTGAAAATTATTGCACGGTTTTATCATGGCAATAGCATCCACTGGTTAACCTCTACTTTTTCAATTCATTCAGTTACAGTAGGAATGGGATTAATCGGACTATTTTTACTCATTAATAGCACAGTTTTAGAGGGGTTATTAAAGCATTATGCTGAATGGCTACGTGTAGTTTATTTAGGAATTCCTTTTTTTGTCCTATATTTATTACAAGCAGCATGGTCTACATATCAAGATATAGCGTCTCCCTTTTTTATGATTAATATTTTGTTAATTAGTATTGTAATAGTTGTATTATCCCTATTTTTAACATCTATTCGAATGGCAAGTGTTGTTTTAGTAGCGATTGCTTATGGTACGTCAATTATAAATAAAATATTAATTGATACGCGGAATATCCCTCTGCAGTCCTATCATCTACGCCAAATGCAGGATGGACTGAATGTCGCTGATATGGTTGTTATTGAGTTAAATCATCAGGTTATTATAATGACTTTATTCAGTGCCCTGTTTTTGATGGGGATAATCAGTTTGCCACTGAAGCGCCAAACAATACCGAAGCTAAAAAGATGGCAAGCATCATTGGTGGGTGCAGTTGCTTTATTGTTATTACCTTTTATGACAACAACGGTAACTTCGCAGGTGGAAACTGAGTTTTATTTTTGGCGGATGGCGAATTCTTATGCTGAGAAAGGATTTTTATTCTCATTCATTGAGTTATATAATCGCTCAAAAATTACAGAACCTGATAATTATTCTATCGCTAAGGCAGAGGAGATTTTGCAAGAATATCCAGATAACCTGGCAACTGGACCGCAACCCAATATTGTTCTTATTCAGAATGAATCACTATATGATTTTAGCTCATTTGAAGGAATGGAATTAATGCCTAATCCTTTTGTTCATATGCATCGCGCTGCGGAAGAGGGAATTGCTGGTGACTTAACTGTCTCGGTTTATGGTGGTGGAACAGCTAATTCTGAGTATGAAGTGCTCTCTAGTCATGCGTTATCTGTTTTTCCTCCAGGCACATTTCCGTTCCAACAATTGTTAAATAATTCAGATCGCCGACCAAGTATAGCCACTGAATTGGTTAATCAAGGTTACGAGACCATTGGCATGCATCCACAAACATTGACGAACTATAATCGCGATAATGCCTGGATGAATTTAGGTATCAATGAGACGTACTTTACTGATTCGAATCCCACGATTGCTTCTTTCGCAGAGTATGATTATGTGAGAAATTATGTCTCAGATGAAACACTTTATCGTGGAACGATGAATTTAATTGATCAACGAGAAGAGCCACTTTTTACGTTTGTGGCAACGATGCAAGGACATGGTGGATATGAACAACCTGATGCTAATCGAGAAGTATTAGTCAATGGGGATACCGATTTATTGCAAGAAAGTGTCTATTTTTCAACAATGAAAGCGTCGGATGAAGGATTCGGACAATTGATGGATCAGTTGAATCAATCTGATGAGCCGACGATTGTGATGATGTATGGCGATCACCAACCGACCTTATCGGACGAATTTTATAACAAATATATGCCGGGTACGGAGATTCCGTATCAGTATAAGACAAATTATGTGATCTGGGCTAATTTTGATTTACCTGAGAAAGATTACGGCACAATCAGTCCCAATTATTTAATGCCTGTTTTACTGGATGTATTATCTGAGACGGATTATGCGTTAGATGTTAATAGTTTTTACCAATTTTTATTAGAAGCAATGGATACAATGCCGGTCATGACCACTTGGGGCTATTATGATCCAGATGACAATAAGTATGTAGAAGATCCTGTTAACCAGACTGTCTATGAACGTTACAACATTCTGCAGTATTACCGGGCAATAGATCATATGTATCCACTAAATTAA